The following proteins come from a genomic window of Rutidosis leptorrhynchoides isolate AG116_Rl617_1_P2 chromosome 10, CSIRO_AGI_Rlap_v1, whole genome shotgun sequence:
- the LOC139873259 gene encoding calmodulin-like protein 3: MGLDEIHHFFQMFDHDGDGKITKQELSKSLASLGMVIPEKDLEHMIEHIDEDGDGCVNMDEFERLYETIMEERDEEEDIKEAFNVFDKNGDGFITVDELRSVFMSLGLRQGRTIEDCQLMVKKVDVDGDGMVNYAEFRQMMKGGGFAAMGTS; encoded by the coding sequence ATGGGTCTTGACGAGATCCATCACTTTTTTCAAATGTTCGATCATGATGGTGACGGTAAGATCACCAAACAAGAGCTATCAAAGTCTCTTGCAAGTCTCGGGATGGTTATACCCGAAAAAGATCTTGAACACATGATTGAACAtattgatgaagatggtgatgggTGCGTCAACATGGATGAGTTTGAGAGGTTGTATGAAACGATAATGGAGGAGAGGGACGAAGAAGAGGATATTAAAGAGGCATTCAATGTGTTTGATAAAAATGGAGATGGGTTCATTACTGTTGATGAACTTAGGTCCGTTTTTATGTCACTTGGGTTGAGACAAGGTCGAACCATTGAGGATTGTCAACTTATGGTCAAGAAGGTGGATGTGGATGGGGACGGGATGGTGAATTACGCAGAGTTTAGGCAGATGATGAAAGGTGGCGGCTTTGCAGCCATGGGAACCAGCTGA
- the LOC139872466 gene encoding uncharacterized protein — MDSLLATYASSDEEDDQQPPPPPPPPPPPLKPNQSKFGAKLSTSLPPPKSQISNPNSSSSSSASLFSKLPQPKSETSDPFNVNPKPRKVVQFHPPVTTKPIDDDDDDDDDEDDIKEQPKKDNTLPQAPSVKSFLSSIPAPRNSGSLGSLPSASGTGRRSILESEVPALSNSNSGKETVSKSSVDQVQYDNNSSNVNYDNSYVEYTNANVSETNVDYANYDYGNYGGYENVVGTDNSSYGPAAPVSDDHVSYSGYEGYSDYTQYESKWVDRSGGNVGPEIPVTDVIQNAARVPGKRGRNEIPQEVIEVSQDELMKNRPREDQVKATGIAFGPAYQPTSSAKGKPTKLHKRKHQIGSLYFDMKSKEMELAERRSKGFLTKAETHAKYGW; from the exons ATGGATTCATTACTAGCTACCTACGCATCATCTGACGAAGAAGAtgaccaacaaccaccaccaccaccaccaccaccacctccacctcTAAAACCAAATCAATCCAAATTTGGGGCAAAATTATCCACATCTCTTCCACCACCCAAATCACAAATTTCAAATCCCAATTCATCGTCATCTTCATCCGCATCTTTATTCTCTAAACTTCCTCAACCCAAATCCGAAACATCCGACCCGTTTAACGTAAACCCTAAACCTAGAAAAGTTGTTCAATTTCATCCACCAGTTACAACCAAAcctatcgatgatgatgatgatgatgatgatgatgaagatgatataaAAGAGCAACCGAAAAAGGATAACACTTTACCTCAAGCACCATCTGTTAAGTCGTTTTTATCAAGTATTCCCGCACCGCGAAATTCCGGTTCGCTTGGCTCATTACCGTCCGCTTCGGGTACAGGTAGACGATCGATTTTGGAAAGCGAAGTGCCTGCGTTATCGAATTCGAATAGTGGTAAGGAGACTGTAAGTAAGTCTAGTGTTGATCAAGTCCAGTATGATAATAATAGTTCGAATGTGAATTACGATAATAGTTATGTCGAATATACGAATGCGAATGTGTCTGAAACGAATGTGGATTATGCTAACTATGACTATGGGAATTATGGAGGGTATGAGAATGTTGTTGGTACGGATAATTCGAGTTATGGTCCAGCTGCACCTGTAAGTGACGATCATGTGAGTTATAGTGGTTATGAGGGATATAGTGATTACACGCAGTATGAGAGTAAGTGGGTTGATCGTTCGGGTGGTAATGTGGGGCCCGAGATACCGGTGACGGATGTTATACAAAATGCGGCGAGGGTACCTGGGAAGAGAGGTAGGAATGAGATACCTCAGGAAGTGATTGAAGTTAGTCAGGATGAGTTGATGAAGAATCGGCCACGTGAGGATCAAGTTAAAGCGACTGGGATTGCTTTTGGGCCTGCATATCAG CCTACTTCTTCAGCTAAGGGTAAACCCACAAAGCTTCACAAGAGGAAACATCAGATCGGATCGTTGTACTTTGATATGAAATCAAAAGAGATGGAACTCGCAGAACGTCGCTCCAAAGGCTTTCTCACAAAAGCAGAAACACATGCCAAGTATGGATGGTGA
- the LOC139872148 gene encoding uncharacterized protein isoform X3, translating to MAESQISSSSSTTTTSIHVTALDGLVNVNSLFTIAVFVGLSLTTPGQRSLENRSACDADISVAKKLLVFEVVSFSFFLFSSLVAQGLKLAINLINSKDVDEVFRAHINLKALRFGMLGSAVGSVMGCLFLMLSMVNVIEIRLGMLSCGSRATINAVASMIVLVTSALLVYISTAVYAFLH from the exons ATGGCAGA ATCTCAAATcagttcatcatcatcaacaacaacaacaagcatTCACGTAACGGCATTAGACGGCCTGGTAAACGTAAACTCACTTTTCACAATCGCCGTATTTGTCGGACTATCATTGACCACACCAGGTCAACGCAGTCTGGAGAATCGATCAGCTTGTGACGCTGATATTTCAGTTGCTAAAAAGCTTTTAGTATTTGAAGTAGTttcatttagtttctttttatTTTCATCGTTAGTTGCACAAGGACTTAAACTAGCTATAAATTTAATAAACAGTAAAGATGTTGATGAAGTGTTTAGAGCACATATTAATTTAAAAGCTTTGCGGTTTGGGATGCTTGGATCGGCTGTTGGTTCGGTTATGGGGTGTTTGTTTTTAATGTTGTCGATGGTGAACGTGATCGAAATTCGACTAGGGATGTTGTCGTGTGGAAGTAGAGCCACGATTAATGCGGTTGCGAGTatgattgtgttggttacttctgcACTTTTGGTTTATATTTCGACTGCTGTTTATGCTTTTTTGCATTAG
- the LOC139872148 gene encoding uncharacterized protein isoform X2, which yields MADYTNQCNRSQISSSSSTTTTSIHVTALDGLVNVNSLFTIAVFVGLSLTTPGQRSLENRSACDADISVAKKLLVFEVVSFSFFLFSSLVAQGLKLAINLINSKDVDEVFRAHINLKALRFGMLGSAVGSVMGCLFLMLSMVNVIEIRLGMLSCGSRATINAVASMIVLVTSALLVYISTAVYAFLH from the exons ATGGCAGA CTACACAAATCAATGCAACAGATCTCAAATcagttcatcatcatcaacaacaacaacaagcatTCACGTAACGGCATTAGACGGCCTGGTAAACGTAAACTCACTTTTCACAATCGCCGTATTTGTCGGACTATCATTGACCACACCAGGTCAACGCAGTCTGGAGAATCGATCAGCTTGTGACGCTGATATTTCAGTTGCTAAAAAGCTTTTAGTATTTGAAGTAGTttcatttagtttctttttatTTTCATCGTTAGTTGCACAAGGACTTAAACTAGCTATAAATTTAATAAACAGTAAAGATGTTGATGAAGTGTTTAGAGCACATATTAATTTAAAAGCTTTGCGGTTTGGGATGCTTGGATCGGCTGTTGGTTCGGTTATGGGGTGTTTGTTTTTAATGTTGTCGATGGTGAACGTGATCGAAATTCGACTAGGGATGTTGTCGTGTGGAAGTAGAGCCACGATTAATGCGGTTGCGAGTatgattgtgttggttacttctgcACTTTTGGTTTATATTTCGACTGCTGTTTATGCTTTTTTGCATTAG
- the LOC139872148 gene encoding uncharacterized protein isoform X1, whose translation MAESNSYTNQCNRSQISSSSSTTTTSIHVTALDGLVNVNSLFTIAVFVGLSLTTPGQRSLENRSACDADISVAKKLLVFEVVSFSFFLFSSLVAQGLKLAINLINSKDVDEVFRAHINLKALRFGMLGSAVGSVMGCLFLMLSMVNVIEIRLGMLSCGSRATINAVASMIVLVTSALLVYISTAVYAFLH comes from the exons ATGGCAGA ATCTAACAGCTACACAAATCAATGCAACAGATCTCAAATcagttcatcatcatcaacaacaacaacaagcatTCACGTAACGGCATTAGACGGCCTGGTAAACGTAAACTCACTTTTCACAATCGCCGTATTTGTCGGACTATCATTGACCACACCAGGTCAACGCAGTCTGGAGAATCGATCAGCTTGTGACGCTGATATTTCAGTTGCTAAAAAGCTTTTAGTATTTGAAGTAGTttcatttagtttctttttatTTTCATCGTTAGTTGCACAAGGACTTAAACTAGCTATAAATTTAATAAACAGTAAAGATGTTGATGAAGTGTTTAGAGCACATATTAATTTAAAAGCTTTGCGGTTTGGGATGCTTGGATCGGCTGTTGGTTCGGTTATGGGGTGTTTGTTTTTAATGTTGTCGATGGTGAACGTGATCGAAATTCGACTAGGGATGTTGTCGTGTGGAAGTAGAGCCACGATTAATGCGGTTGCGAGTatgattgtgttggttacttctgcACTTTTGGTTTATATTTCGACTGCTGTTTATGCTTTTTTGCATTAG